Genomic window (Gadus morhua chromosome 3, gadMor3.0, whole genome shotgun sequence):
GTGGTAAGAAGATCTCTGAGAAGTGTGCTGGCATGTGTCCCTGCACCACACTGCCAGAGCACAGCAGCGCAGAGAAGAAAGGTAggtgcccgcacacacacaaacacacacataaatacacaaacacacacacacacactaactaatatgcttacacacacacacacacacacacacacacacacacacacacacacacacacacacacacacacacacacacacacacacacacagacacacacacacacacacacctgggcaataaacacacccacacaaactcaGTGTGCAGTAATGATTGATGTCAGGGGATTTTGTGACAGCCCGTCCTCCCTTCCCTTCTGGAATAATAGAAGGTTCCTGGGAAATTTGATATGACATAAATATATTGTGGCAAAACACAACCGGTACTTTAAATCTAAAATTGGTGGAATGGAACAAAGAAACAATTTGTACTCTTTCGGTTTATAGCCTGCTGCCCAGTGCCTCAAGCATGCTGCGATGAGTCGATTCTTCTGATGAGATCATTTGATTGTCTTTCCTGAAAATGTCCTGCACAACAACTTGTAGCTTGCAACAAGCAACACGACAAACTCATCTGTTTGGCAGCCTTTCAGAAAACAGCTATACACATAATGTAAAATGTCCAATTTGCAATAATGTCATAAAGAGTGAAGGGGGCTCAAATGGTAcgggaatgaatgaatggagacAGTAACAGCCTACAGATGGCTCTTTTAAGCTGCGTATTTTTGGATATCCACTGAATCGTTGTGTTTTTAATATAGCCAATCCGATAACCGGATCCGTCATCTGGGGGTGCTGTGATAAATCCTTTCTGAAAGGCACCAGCAAACAGAGTCAGCCGGTGTCTGCCGTGATCAAAGGACCAGGCTACAAACACAGAGGCTCTTCTGATCACCGTTCAGTGATCAGAGGGAGCTACATCTACAGGAGAGATTAACATGGAGTGAACCGAATCGTGCTACTGTCATGACACCGGCATTACTCACAATTACTTAACAAGATTGTTTTGCTGGGCTGCAAATGCATGCGCCCCTCACAAGCTATTACCGGGAGTTCCCAGGAGAGACAGGTATCCTTCTCAGTAACCTCTTTTTGGAATTTGCAGGTGAAAAAAGCTCTCCATACCGCCCACAACGACagatactcccccccccccacacacacacacccacacagacactgacacagatTGAGACACAAGTGCAATCACATCAGCAGATAAAAAATGGAGACGCATGTTCACAAACGCAGACATATCTTTgagcagaaaaacacacaaaaacacagtcacacgcacacacagatacatacacacacacacacacacacacacacacacacacacacacacacacacacacacacacacacacacacacacacacacacacacagtcttggtTCAGTCATCATCGTAATCAGAACTTAGAGTTGGTTGTGTCGGTATTGAATACTGATGTATGGATGTTGAAAAGTATCCTCAATCAAACTGAACCCCTATCTGTccttcatatctctctctctctctctctctctctctctctctctctctctctctctctctctctctctctctctctctctctctctctctctctctctctctctctccctccctctctctctctctctctctctcttctcctccagtgTGCAGTGAGTCTGATCTCAAGGAGGTGGTGAGCCGGCTGAGGGAGTGGTTCAGAGTGCTTCATGAGAACGGCAGCCACAAGAGAACCAAGGCCCCGAAACCAGACCAGAGCAGTAGGTTCTGCTgcagcgcaaacacacacacacacacacacacactcacacacacacacacacacacacacacacacacacacacacacacacacacacacacacacacacacacacacacacacacacacacacacacacacacacacacacaggaatgccCACAACAAAAGCAACATCAGTTTGAGGTTGGAAGATGTTTGCCGCTTCTAAACATGCTCCGCTATGTTTTGCTTCCACACTGCATCGGTTATTATGTTTGCGTGGGGCTCGGTGGAGCCCCTGCGTTGACTTGCCACTCAGACTGTGTTCAGGTCTATTGATTCTCAGAAAAAATCCCTGTAACTATCCTGCAGTCGTATTGCGTTTGAAGACAGTATGGCTCTTCAGTTCACAGTCGCTCCGATAATGGTTGTGTACGTTGATTGTTCTCATCCTCAGTTTTAAGCCAATGCGTATAAAAGGGTCTCCTAAGTGAATACACGCAGATGTCAGTGGGAGAGAACCCAGTCCCCTCCACTTTCATATTTCCCATCAATAATTTCCCTTCCGCAGTGACTATTTAGTAGCCTCGTGAGACTGCCCTCTTTGTTCACGTTTGCATTTCCCAATGAATATCACTCTGGCCTCGGATGGCCAGCAAGTGATTATACCTAATATTGCAGAAGCCTTACGTTGTTCAATAAACTCCAGCAATTCAGAGGGATGCTCTTGCACTCTTCACTCTTGCAGAATCTGGTTGGAAGTAAAGCAAAAACTCTAATCTGAGATAATCCTTCTGTTTATAACTCTTTTTTCATTCAAATTTCGGATTAAAACTGTTTTGATTTCTATGCTTTGCTCTGGCGCCAGCAACCTCCTAGTTCCTCAGACTGAAACGCCGTTCCCTGAGGGCTGATTGGTCTGAGCAAACCTCCCCCGAGTGATATTTGGTCTTGGCATTTTAACATCTTCGGAAAAggctttcaacggggctgaggCCAGACCGCCCTCTAGAGAGAACATGACATGACCTTGCGAGATCGTGACGGTCTCACGGGGCTAACTATTTGCGACTTTTTTGTCTTTTGGCAGACGATTTAATTGAGAGCAACTTCCAGTGAATTGGGTTAGATGTCATGAAAGAGCAGGTAGAAGTTAGGTGATTCATAAGGTTGTTTACAGGTTAGACTGCGGcaatggggatcgaacccagagcatttaaaaagaaaaagagtgactcccccagcccccctcacccctctcatcTCCCTTCAGAGTTTGGCTTGGGGGCGTTGCCCATCTGCAAAGACCCCCTAGGCTGGATGTTCTCCCGGCTGGACACCAACTTTGACCTCCAGTTGGACCAGTCGGAGACCAGGAGCCTGTACCTGGACCGCAACGAGCCGTGCTCCGAGGCGCTCTTCAGGTCCTGCGACGTCCGCCGCGACCAGCTCCTCAGCAGCTCTGAGTGGTGCACCTGCTTCCAGAGACACACGGGTTAGCCACCGCCgactgcacgcacgcacacacacacacacacacacacacacacacacacacacacacacacacacacacacacacacacacacacacacacacacacacacacacacacacacacaaaggagcaGATAcgcacgtcaacacacacatttatgaacAGCTACGTCTCCCTGtctgggatgaataaagtacaaCTTATCTTAAGACGTACGGACTGACAAGGcccacaatcacactcacacacacacacacacacacacacacacacacacacacacacacacacacacacacacacacacacacgcgcacacacacacacgcacacacacacacacacacacacacaacctcatacacacacatgcatacacacaaacacacacactcccactctcaCGTTCCATTTTTTGTCTAGAATATATagacaaaatagaaaaaaagtctTACGTAGTTAATGATCTGGTGTCTTAAGGCAAGTGCTTTACATTCAAATGCAAATTATCATTGATAACGAGTTAATGCTAACATATTAAGAGGCACTTTACAACCCACAACCCACTTCGTGTTTCAAAAAATATCAATAACTAAGTGGTTGTCAGTTAATCTCAACAAATGTCTCATGGTAGAAGGAAGCAAAGTTACATCTCTCAAAACAAGCTCCCAGGTTCACGCTCTGTTCCCTTAAGTCACCAGTTAACTCGTTCAGATGGCCATGTGTTGGAAACGTTATTGATACAAAACTGACTGCGTAAATAATGATACCAAGGGACATTCAACTTCCTTCAACCAATTGTTCTGCTCCATCACTATTAACGTTTAATTTAGTTTGAATTGCTTTTTATTCtcgtttatttttattgtggTTTTGTGAAACAAAAAACTTTTCAATCTGACAAGCACTGTGTAAATGTCCCTTTCAAAGTGCTATATAGTCGTATTTTTATTATAGAATCCAAGCCATACTTCGGCTCTGAATGCTATCAAACACAGGCTGGTCCATATGGAAGCCTTAGTACCCACACACTATACATTATTTATAGATGTTTCCTTTCTTTTGCTGTTTCCAAGGCCTTGCCTGTTCATAAAGCCTCAGTCTCAGATTCCCCATGCGAAGGGATATTTGATCAGCTGACTGGAGCTGTTCTGGACTCCCAGGTGGATCTCAGACGGCCTTGTGTTTCAACGCATAGAAAGTTTTCTGTTTGGGGGCGTCCGTAATCATTGGCTgtatgtcctcctctctctctctccaataccTTCCTGTCTAACTCTCACTGTATCTGTCATGGATAAAGCAAAAATATATCTTTCAAGTAAATAAAGTTTTCtggttgttttgtatttgttcttTCTAGAACAGCGAGGAACTCAGCAGGGCTatcttcaacagatggaactcAGAGTTGAGACTGCAGGTTCCAAGGTGGCAGAAAATACGCTGTGCTTTGTttcatagtctctctctctctctctctctctctctctcccccagactCCCCCTGTAAGGTAGAGCTGTCAAATGTCAACAAGAAGCAAGCTGGGAAAAAACTACTTGGTGAGATATGGGGTAAACAGTGtagtctgtgtatgtgcatttggGGGGTTGTCTATGCGTACTTGTGCGTATGGGcattgtgggtttgtgtgtatattaattgattttttttatcactttAATGACATTGTATTTTGTTACAATTGTCTAATTAATTACAACATTATCTATAAGCCGTCATCGTCGCGTTAATGCAAACGCCTtgattttaaataaattaaatcaatgtgtgtgtgtgtgtgtctgtgtgtgtgtgtgtgtgtgtgtgtgtgtgtgtgtgtgtgtgtgtgtgtgtgtgtgtgtgtgtgtgtgtgtgtgtgtgtgtgtgtgtgtgtgtgtgtgtgtttgtgtgtgtgtgtgtgtgcgtccacgcAGGTCAGTACCTGCCTGCCTGTGATGAGGAGGGGTACTACCGGACCCACCAGTGCCACGGCAGCAGCGGgcagtgttggtgtgtggatCGCTATGGCAACGAGGCCTCTggctcacgcacacacggccCAGCGGACTGCGGTGAGCGGATTAGGATTGTAAAAAGCAGCGTCCGGATATCAGTGCAGCGAGTATCCTGTATATATGTACGCTCTCACCTAAAGCAGTACTGAACCACAGGCCCGGACGGAGTGACCAGTAGCCGCTAATGTGCTTGCGCTGTGAAAACTGTTTGCATTATGTTGATTAAAATTGCAGAAGGGGCGGCAGTTGGATTAAACTACTGTTTAACTGTCTCTGCTGATTTTAAAACAGGCTCCGttctcactccccctcttcctATATAAGTAATGTCTGATGAGCGCTTCTTATGATAAGATATTTAAGTCTTCTCTTGGAGTATACACACCATTCTACTGGAGAAGCCTCAACTCTAAAGCTGTAACAAAGGGACATTTGTTTTACGGCTGAGCTGCTCCCACGATAAGatgatactttattgatcccagacgGGTACAAATATGGCATTCACTCCACATGTAGCATTGTTTTAATAACATCTGATGTTATGAAACGTACCCAGTATTAACAGAGGAGATTCCATTATCAATATACAACTTCTTAAGTAATGTAGGGTTTTTTGCTAAAGGTTTTAGCAAATGAAACTGCAGCAGAGTGACCACGGAGCGATTGAATGTCTCACAGTAAGGAACAGTGCTCGGAAtttatcttttttcttttcttctacTCCTTTTCTATGCAGGTGGCGAAATGCCAAAGTAGACAAGATACATATGTAGTTTATTTTTGATGACCTGACGGTTAGCTAGGCAAAAGTGGGGCAGTGACACAAGTGACGTTTCGCATCCCTGATTATAGGTGCACATGCGCACTTGCGCACCAGTTATGTGCACCCCTGCTTATGTGCGTACCTCTCGTTGAATCAGGCGTGGTCTTGGAGTCTTCCGGGGACCCTGGCAGCGGAGATTCTCTGTTCTCGGACGAAGACAAGGACTCCTTCGGTCGGAACGCCAAGGCCGGGATggacgacgacgaggacgacgaagacgaggacgacgacgacggcacCGACGAATACCTGTCGTAAAGGGTTCCCcttcttcagaaaaaaaaaagagaagcgaagagagagaatgggttCTCTTGGTCAAACTGCACGTTTTTAGGTGACTTTTCCCCGGGGGCAGATACTTATTCGTATTAACAGCCTATGGACTCTTCtcagtgttttgtttgttcataAGTCCACAATACCGATATCCCTGGTCAACCTTCTAGGCTTTCTCTTTTCCGACTCCTCGTTCGCGCGTCATTGGCTAACGACACCGCGTTCATCCGCGTGCCGGCCAGTGAACGGCGCCGGTGAAACCAGGACTTGTACAGCATCGACAGCAGCCAATACAACTCCTTTGGATACGGTCACTTGTGCAAAGACCCTTCCCTCCCATTGGACACCCTGGGTCCTCTTCTTTGTATGACCTGGGCTATGCCTGCTGAAGCCCA
Coding sequences:
- the spock3 gene encoding testican-3 isoform X2; protein product: MLSVALLYACAFVFGQVCAKSDNGNFLDDKWLAGRWDKFRDEPGTWTPSKPMDQGLDPAKDPCLKIKCGRHKVCVAEDYKTATCISQRRVSFKDPSLFQSPGSKCEPCPVVHPSPVCGTDGHTYSSKCKLDYQACMSGKKISEKCAGMCPCTTLPEHSSAEKKVCSESDLKEVVSRLREWFRVLHENGSHKRTKAPKPDQSKFGLGALPICKDPLGWMFSRLDTNFDLQLDQSETRSLYLDRNEPCSEALFRSCDVRRDQLLSSSEWCTCFQRHTDSPCKVELSNVNKKQAGKKLLGQYLPACDEEGYYRTHQCHGSSGQCWCVDRYGNEASGSRTHGPADCGVVLESSGDPGSGDSLFSDEDKDSFGRNAKAGMDDDEDDEDEDDDDGTDEYLS
- the spock3 gene encoding testican-3 isoform X1, whose amino-acid sequence is MLSVALLYACAFVFGQVCAKSDNGNFLDDKWLAGRWDKFRDEVEEPGTWTPSKPMDQGLDPAKDPCLKIKCGRHKVCVAEDYKTATCISQRRVSFKDPSLFQSPGSKCEPCPVVHPSPVCGTDGHTYSSKCKLDYQACMSGKKISEKCAGMCPCTTLPEHSSAEKKVCSESDLKEVVSRLREWFRVLHENGSHKRTKAPKPDQSKFGLGALPICKDPLGWMFSRLDTNFDLQLDQSETRSLYLDRNEPCSEALFRSCDVRRDQLLSSSEWCTCFQRHTDSPCKVELSNVNKKQAGKKLLGQYLPACDEEGYYRTHQCHGSSGQCWCVDRYGNEASGSRTHGPADCGVVLESSGDPGSGDSLFSDEDKDSFGRNAKAGMDDDEDDEDEDDDDGTDEYLS